One region of Strigops habroptila isolate Jane chromosome 11, bStrHab1.2.pri, whole genome shotgun sequence genomic DNA includes:
- the KREMEN1 gene encoding kremen protein 1 isoform X2, giving the protein MPGNLGCYKDHGEPPPLTGTSETSNKLTIQACISSCRSQQFKFAGMESGYACFCGNNPDYWRYGEAASTECNSVCFGDHTQPCGGDGRVILFDTLIGACGGNYTSATAVIYSPDFPDTYGTGKVCYWTIQVPGASQIHFSFALFEIKDATDMVELLDGYTYHVLARFNGKNRPPQTFNISLDFVILYFFSDEINQAQGFAIRYRAVKDNVHQRKMPVNRTFSEKINEQANLSINAARSSKILYVITTSPSHPSSSMPEWTIYSLTALLILSITAIIAKIFLHITMRSHQIPSATEIEDSSEVTSAGEIWSIFYQPSTSISIFKKKLRSQQDDCNPLVGN; this is encoded by the exons TGCCGGGGAATCTAGGGTGTTATAAGGACCATGGAGAACCACCACCTTTGACTGGCACCAGCGAGACCTCCAATAAACTTACTATCCAAGCATGCATCAGTTCCTGTCGAAGTCAACAATTCAAG TTTGCAGGCATGGAGTCAGGTTATGCTTGTTTCTGTGGAAATAATCCTGACTACTGGAGATACGGAGAGGCAGCCAGTACGGAATGCAACAGTGTTTGCTTTGGAGACCATACTCAGCCTTGCGGAGGGGATGGCAGAGTCATTCTTTTTGACA CCCTTATTGGCGCCTGTGGAGGGAATTACACTTCTGCTACAGCTGTGATCTATTCCCCCGATTTTCCTGACACATACGGCACAGGCAAAGTCTGTTACTGGACCATACAAGTTCCAGGAGCATCTCAAATCCACTTCAGCTTTGCCCTTTTTGAAATCAAAGATGCTACAGATATGGTGGAACTGCTGGATGGCTATACCTATCATGTTCTAGCTCGTTTTAATGGCAAGAACCGGCCTCCGCAGACATTTAACATCTCTTTGGATTTTGtcattttgtactttttctCAGATGAAATTAATCAAGCCCAGGGATTTGCTATCAGATACAGAG ctgtgaagGACAATGTGCATCAAAGGAAGATGCCAGTGAATCGGACCTTTTCAGAGAAGATAAATGAACAAGCAAATCTCAGCATCAATGCAGCCCGGTCATCAAAGATACTTTATGTCATCACAACCAGCCCAAGCCATCCCAGTAGCTCCATGCCTG AGTGGACAATATATAGTCTCACAGCACTGCTCATCCTAAGTATTACAGCCATAATAGCAAAGATATTTCTCCACATTACCATGAG ATCCCATCAGATACCATCTGCAACTGAAATAGAGGATTCCAGTGAGGTTACCTCTGCTGGAGAGATCTGGAGTATATTTTACCAGCCATCCACGTCAATATCCATCTTCAAGAAAAAGCTTCGAAGTCAACAAGATGATTGCAACCCACTAGTGGGAAACTGA